The bacterium genome segment ATCCCGTCTCAGCCGGTCAACGAGGCCCTCCGCCTGATCGGCTCGACCCGCGAGAACCACCGAATGCGTGAGACAGGGTCTCGTCTGAGACGCCCACGCTCCCCACCACTGCTCAACCGGACGGTATCCGTACGGGTTGTAGCCCATCTCCCTTGCCAGCCAGGCGCGGGTGACAGGAGCCGCTTCCAACCAGGTGTGGAGATCGTCCAATCCGAAAGCTCGTACCCGCCGCCACCGCCGCTCAGCATTCCGATCCTTCTCCCAGTCACGGCGCTTATTCCAAGCGTTAACGACAAGGGCCACATAGGTGGCGGACTCAGAAGGCGAACCATCAGGTATAAGAGTCCCCTTCCCATAGTCTTGGTTTGCTTTTCTTTGAGCACCGCTCTTGCGGACTGCGATCTCCCACAGAGATAAACCGTCCGGTACCCACGGCGTGGACCCCGCCGACCTGACGATGCCGTCCCATCCATCCGAGTAGACCCCCTGGTCAGCCGGAAAATCAACCTCAACGAGGCCCGGTGTGGTCTCGAGGACGAGTTGCCTTATCAGCCTTGGCAGCTGAGTGGCCTCTACCCCCTGGAGTTGATCTCGGCTGACACTCAGGCTGGACAACTCGGCTTCCTCCTTACCCCAACCACGTGACCCGCGGAAGTCGTGCATACGTCAGCGGTCCCGCATCCCACGCAGACCCGCAGATACGAGGAGTATACTGCTTCGGCTGCACTATTTACATCAGACACTGCGAATATTTCGCATACGTGGTAAGATCGTCGCGGACGGCGAGGCGAAGCTCCAGTCCCGCGCCTCAGCCGCAAAGAGGTCACCAAACGAGAAACAGAACCCGAGGAGAGTTTCACCATGACCCTCGCGACGGAAGCATACGATACGCCACGGGCACCAAACAGGACCGAGGCCAAGCAGGCGGGCCACGCCGCCGAACTCCTCCAGGCCTACCTGGCAGGACACAGTGATGCCGCTGCGTCGCTGCAGGTATATGCGGCCGACCAACCGAGCGACCCACAGGTGATCGCCCTTCCCGCGCCCGCGGTTAGCCTGCTACGTGAAGTCCTGGCCGAGTTGGCAAAAGGTCGCGTAGTAACCGTTGCTGCCCCCCATAGCGAACTGACCACCCAGCAAGCCGCCGATCTGCTCAACGTCTCACGCCCATACCTAGTGAGTCTCCTCGAAAAGAGAGCTATCCCGTTCCGCCGCGTGGGCAACCGTCGACGAGTCCGGCTCGCCGACGTCCTCGCCTACCGCCGTCACGAAGAACTAGAACGCCAGCGGATACTCGACGAACTCACAGCCGAGGCTGAACATCTGGGCCTCGAGTACTGAGCCAACGCACACCACCGTGGTATACGACGCCAACGTCTTGCACCCGGCGTCGCTGCGCGACCTGCTAATCCGGCTCGCATGCACGGGCCTGTACCGCGCCAAGTGGACCAACGCCATCCTCGACGAGATGACTGCCAGCCTCATCCGAGCGAACCCCCAACTCGACCCAGCCCGCCTCGATCGAACCCGCCAACTCATGATCGCAGCCGTGCCCGACTGCCTCGTCACCGGATATGAACCCCTCATCAAAGCAGTCGCACTCCCCGACAAAGACGACCGCCACGTCGCCGCCGCGGCCATCCGATGCCGCGCCCAGATCATCGTCACAAACAACCTTCGGGACTTCCCCGACAGCGCCCTGAACCAATTCGACATCAAAGCACAAAGCCCTGACCACTTCGTCCACGACCTGCTCAAGACCGCATACGACCAAGTCGTACACACCATCACCAGACAAGCCGCAGCCCTCCACCGACCGCCACAGAGCTACAACCAACTGCTCAACCGCCTGGAACAGGTCGGACTCCCACAAACCGTCGCCGCAATCAGACACGGACCCCACGACCCACCAACCGAAACGCCTCCGACTCTATAGGACACTCTGGAATAACCCCGGCGGCTGGACACCGCGAGCACGGACTCCACTTCACGAATCGTCCCATCTGTGAGGAGTACTGGCGGAAACGCCCCTAGGAGCCATCTCAGGGTGCCACTACAGAACGAATGGCGCTGCGCTGAAACGTCCGTAGGTGGGGGTGAAATCCTGCTGTGGGGTCGAGCGAACTACTGCATTC includes the following:
- a CDS encoding PIN domain-containing protein produces the protein MVYDANVLHPASLRDLLIRLACTGLYRAKWTNAILDEMTASLIRANPQLDPARLDRTRQLMIAAVPDCLVTGYEPLIKAVALPDKDDRHVAAAAIRCRAQIIVTNNLRDFPDSALNQFDIKAQSPDHFVHDLLKTAYDQVVHTITRQAAALHRPPQSYNQLLNRLEQVGLPQTVAAIRHGPHDPPTETPPTL
- a CDS encoding excisionase family DNA-binding protein; amino-acid sequence: MTLATEAYDTPRAPNRTEAKQAGHAAELLQAYLAGHSDAAASLQVYAADQPSDPQVIALPAPAVSLLREVLAELAKGRVVTVAAPHSELTTQQAADLLNVSRPYLVSLLEKRAIPFRRVGNRRRVRLADVLAYRRHEELERQRILDELTAEAEHLGLEY